From a single Brassica oleracea var. oleracea cultivar TO1000 chromosome C5, BOL, whole genome shotgun sequence genomic region:
- the LOC106293340 gene encoding probable WRKY transcription factor 65 isoform X2, with product MKRGLDMARSYNDHESSQETGPESPNSLTFNATISSQSHKRRRSIEKRVVNIPMKDIEGSRHKGDTTPPSDSWSWRKYGQKPIKGSPYPRGYYRCSSTKGCPARKQVERSRDDPTMILITYTSEHNHPWPLASSSRNGPKPKTEPKLEPEVLPEVEREEEDDDNNKFMVLGREIQTTPSCVVDEFAWFSEMETTSSTILESPIFSAEKKTAVSASADKVAVFFPMGEEDESLFADLGELPECSAVFSHRSRVVGSQVEIF from the exons ATGAAGCGAGGTCTAGATATGGCGAGAAGCTACAATGATCACGAAAGCAGTCAAGAAACAGGACCCGAATCACCAAATTCTCTAACCTTCAACGCTACCATCTCTTCTCAGTCACATAAACGAAG GAGATCCATAGAGAAGAGAGTAGTGAACATACCGATGAAAGACATAGAGGGTTCTCGGCACAAAGGCGACACAACTCCACCGTCAGATTCGTGGTCTTGGCGTAAGTACGGCCAAAAGCCCATTAAGGGATCTCCTTACCCTAGAGGTTATTACCGTTGTAGTAGCACAAAAGGTTGTCCGGCAAGGAAGCAAGTCGAGAGAAGCAGAGACGATCCAACGATGATTCTCATCACTTACACCTCTGAGCATAACCATCCTTGGCCTCTCGCTTCCTCTTCTAGAAACGGACCCAAACCTAAAACCGAGCCAAAACTTGAACCAGAAGTACTGCCCGAGGTGGAGCGGGAGGAGGAGGATGATGATAATAATAAGTTTATGGTTCTTGGGAGAGAGATCCAAACAACGCCGTCTTGCGTCGTTGATGAGTTTGCTTGGTTTAGTGAGATGGAGACCACGTCTTCGACCATTCTTGAGAGTCCGATATTTTCAGCAGAGAAAAAGACAGCTGTCTCGGCGTCGGCGGATAAGGTGGCGGTGTTTTTCCCGATGGGGGAAGAGGATGAGTCTTTGTTCGCCGATCTCGGCGAGTTACCGGAGTGTTCGGCGGTGTTTAGTCACCGGAGTAGGGTAGTGGGGTCACAAGTGGAGATCTTTTGA
- the LOC106293340 gene encoding probable WRKY transcription factor 65 isoform X1 — MKRGLDMARSYNDHESSQETGPESPNSLTFNATISSQSHKRSRRSIEKRVVNIPMKDIEGSRHKGDTTPPSDSWSWRKYGQKPIKGSPYPRGYYRCSSTKGCPARKQVERSRDDPTMILITYTSEHNHPWPLASSSRNGPKPKTEPKLEPEVLPEVEREEEDDDNNKFMVLGREIQTTPSCVVDEFAWFSEMETTSSTILESPIFSAEKKTAVSASADKVAVFFPMGEEDESLFADLGELPECSAVFSHRSRVVGSQVEIF, encoded by the exons ATGAAGCGAGGTCTAGATATGGCGAGAAGCTACAATGATCACGAAAGCAGTCAAGAAACAGGACCCGAATCACCAAATTCTCTAACCTTCAACGCTACCATCTCTTCTCAGTCACATAAACGAAG TAGGAGATCCATAGAGAAGAGAGTAGTGAACATACCGATGAAAGACATAGAGGGTTCTCGGCACAAAGGCGACACAACTCCACCGTCAGATTCGTGGTCTTGGCGTAAGTACGGCCAAAAGCCCATTAAGGGATCTCCTTACCCTAGAGGTTATTACCGTTGTAGTAGCACAAAAGGTTGTCCGGCAAGGAAGCAAGTCGAGAGAAGCAGAGACGATCCAACGATGATTCTCATCACTTACACCTCTGAGCATAACCATCCTTGGCCTCTCGCTTCCTCTTCTAGAAACGGACCCAAACCTAAAACCGAGCCAAAACTTGAACCAGAAGTACTGCCCGAGGTGGAGCGGGAGGAGGAGGATGATGATAATAATAAGTTTATGGTTCTTGGGAGAGAGATCCAAACAACGCCGTCTTGCGTCGTTGATGAGTTTGCTTGGTTTAGTGAGATGGAGACCACGTCTTCGACCATTCTTGAGAGTCCGATATTTTCAGCAGAGAAAAAGACAGCTGTCTCGGCGTCGGCGGATAAGGTGGCGGTGTTTTTCCCGATGGGGGAAGAGGATGAGTCTTTGTTCGCCGATCTCGGCGAGTTACCGGAGTGTTCGGCGGTGTTTAGTCACCGGAGTAGGGTAGTGGGGTCACAAGTGGAGATCTTTTGA